A stretch of Paenibacillus mucilaginosus 3016 DNA encodes these proteins:
- a CDS encoding DinB family protein, with the protein MLYDLQGEANMSPIVGLLYSAVKENSRRLQSITEGMSQEEVDYKGPDANANSTAQLIQHLMVVDVHWVYRIKGQPLPASLKEQYGPMMDGNGRLPMVQGVSLNALIFTYARVVDMLRDSCRSLTDSDLVRGVAFGHENEKQATIRWGIWHMADHSRYHQAQISQLRKWYREHALTE; encoded by the coding sequence ACAAGGGGAAGCCAATATGTCACCCATTGTAGGGCTGCTGTATTCCGCTGTAAAAGAGAACAGTCGGCGTCTGCAATCCATCACCGAAGGCATGTCCCAGGAAGAAGTCGATTACAAGGGACCGGATGCCAATGCGAACAGCACGGCTCAGTTGATCCAACATCTCATGGTTGTTGATGTGCATTGGGTGTACAGAATCAAGGGGCAGCCCCTTCCTGCGTCCTTAAAGGAACAATATGGTCCCATGATGGATGGGAATGGCAGGCTTCCGATGGTCCAAGGCGTATCTTTGAACGCACTGATTTTTACATATGCAAGAGTAGTAGACATGTTGAGAGATTCCTGCAGATCATTAACGGATAGTGACCTCGTACGAGGGGTCGCTTTTGGACATGAGAACGAAAAGCAAGCGACCATACGTTGGGGCATCTGGCACATGGCCGACCACAGCCGGTATCATCAAGCCCAAATCAGCCAGCTCAGAAAGTGGTATAGGGAGCATGCTCTGACGGAATAG
- a CDS encoding putative thiazole-containing bacteriocin maturation protein, with protein sequence MSKLTPSARLQVKADTFFLPVPNDGVYFRNNVGTFHMQGEMIYRWLEKLIPMFNGEHTLAELTDGLPGPHRDRVYEIAEVLRQKGFARDASLDRPHVLSEDTVRRYAGQIAFLESFGDSGAYRFQCYRQAKVLAVGSGPMFASLVSALLESGLPRFRMLITDSLQTDRRRLTALAEHARLTDSEVEIREVTLPNKGADAWREAVRPFDTVLYVSEMGDGEEFRLLRAACQAERKTLLPAVCLHQAGIAGPLVQPESVFCWDSAVRRIHKSEVCKDKERFAFSSTAGALLANVIVFEHFKQVTGAAQPELRNSLYLLDLETLEGNWHPCLPHPLAAGKWNASARWVDDVELRLEERLDGGAVSGLFSYLGMLTSERTGILHRWEEGDLRQLPLSQCRVQAANPLSEGPADLLPEMICSGLTHEEARRESGLAGLESYVSRLAGALVNTEQYIGIGVGETAAEGLARGLQACLSQHLGARLTSRKSPVTQVGLGQVDDERCRYYLQALTTMRGQPSIGLGEEVSGFPAVWVGTEDGWFGGTGLTVTTALRTALQAALMKAQNGTACRAPQAVEAESVLLGPNAPLELSVPAEVTVAQPDAVRDAMRKLKRSGREVYVIDLAVEPFLREGPAAVFGVLLGEGEAG encoded by the coding sequence ATGTCAAAGCTGACCCCATCTGCGCGCCTTCAGGTAAAGGCGGATACGTTTTTTTTGCCGGTTCCGAACGACGGCGTCTATTTCCGGAATAACGTCGGCACGTTCCACATGCAAGGAGAAATGATCTACCGCTGGCTGGAAAAGCTCATCCCCATGTTCAACGGGGAGCACACACTGGCGGAATTGACGGACGGTCTACCCGGTCCGCATCGGGACAGGGTGTACGAAATCGCGGAAGTGCTGAGGCAGAAAGGGTTCGCGCGGGATGCGAGCCTGGACCGTCCGCACGTGCTATCGGAGGACACGGTCCGCAGGTATGCAGGGCAGATCGCTTTTCTCGAAAGCTTCGGCGATTCCGGTGCCTACCGGTTTCAGTGCTACCGGCAGGCCAAGGTGCTCGCGGTCGGCTCCGGCCCGATGTTTGCCTCTCTGGTGTCGGCGCTTCTGGAGTCAGGCCTGCCCCGGTTCCGCATGCTGATTACGGATTCGCTGCAGACGGATCGGAGGCGGCTTACGGCTTTGGCGGAGCACGCCCGCTTGACGGACTCCGAGGTGGAGATCCGAGAGGTGACGCTGCCGAACAAGGGAGCTGACGCTTGGAGGGAAGCCGTGCGGCCGTTCGATACGGTTCTCTATGTCTCCGAGATGGGCGATGGTGAGGAGTTTCGGTTGCTTCGTGCAGCATGCCAAGCGGAACGCAAAACGCTGCTTCCCGCCGTGTGCCTTCATCAGGCCGGCATCGCAGGCCCGCTCGTGCAGCCGGAGAGCGTGTTCTGCTGGGATTCGGCTGTGCGGCGCATCCACAAGTCCGAAGTATGTAAGGACAAGGAGCGGTTTGCTTTTTCCTCAACGGCGGGGGCGCTGCTCGCGAATGTGATTGTATTCGAGCACTTCAAGCAGGTGACGGGAGCCGCCCAGCCGGAGCTGAGAAATTCGCTGTATCTGCTTGATCTGGAAACGCTGGAAGGAAACTGGCATCCGTGCCTGCCGCATCCTCTCGCTGCCGGAAAATGGAATGCCTCAGCCAGATGGGTGGATGACGTGGAGCTTCGACTCGAGGAGAGGCTGGACGGCGGCGCAGTGAGCGGGCTGTTTTCTTATCTGGGCATGTTAACTTCGGAGAGAACGGGAATTCTCCATAGGTGGGAGGAAGGGGACCTTAGACAGCTTCCCCTGTCACAATGCCGCGTCCAGGCCGCCAATCCGTTGTCGGAAGGGCCGGCCGATCTGCTGCCGGAGATGATCTGCTCTGGACTCACGCATGAGGAGGCACGGCGTGAATCGGGGCTTGCCGGGCTTGAGTCGTACGTGTCGAGGCTCGCGGGTGCTCTCGTGAACACCGAGCAGTACATCGGCATTGGTGTCGGGGAGACGGCTGCAGAAGGATTGGCGCGCGGGCTGCAGGCTTGCTTGTCGCAGCACCTGGGGGCACGGCTGACCAGCCGCAAGTCTCCTGTCACTCAGGTAGGGCTCGGTCAGGTTGACGACGAGCGCTGCCGGTATTATTTGCAAGCATTGACCACAATGCGGGGACAGCCTTCGATCGGGCTCGGAGAGGAAGTGAGCGGTTTTCCGGCCGTATGGGTGGGCACGGAGGACGGATGGTTCGGCGGCACCGGCTTGACCGTGACAACGGCGCTGCGCACGGCGCTGCAGGCTGCGCTGATGAAGGCGCAGAACGGAACCGCTTGCCGAGCACCGCAGGCGGTGGAGGCGGAATCCGTACTGCTCGGTCCGAACGCCCCGCTGGAGCTATCGGTTCCGGCCGAGGTGACGGTGGCACAGCCGGATGCGGTCAGGGATGCGATGCGGAAGCTGAAAAGGAGCGGCCGGGAAGTATATGTGATTGATCTGGCGGTGGAGCCGTTTTTGCGTGAGGGTCCTGCCGCCGTCTTCGGCGTGCTGCTGGGAGAGGGGGAGGCCGGATGA